The following coding sequences are from one Acomys russatus chromosome 16, mAcoRus1.1, whole genome shotgun sequence window:
- the Cntnap1 gene encoding contactin-associated protein 1 isoform X2: protein MCLLRLFSILLTAVVSGARGWGYCISGWSPRIGDPNPWLQIDLMKKHRIRAVATQGAFNSWDWVTRYMLLYGDRVDSWTPFYQQGHNATFFGNVNESAVVRHDLHYHFTARYIRIVPLAWNPRGKIGLRLGIYGCPYKSNILYFDGDDAISYRFPRGVSQSLWDVFAFSFKTEEKDGLLLHTEGSQGDYVTLELQGAHLLLHMSLGSSPIQPRPGHTTVSAGGVLNDLSWHYVRVDRYGRDANLTLDGYVHRFVLNGDFERLNLDNEIFIGGLVGAARKNLAYRHNFRGCIENVIYNRIDIADMAVRRHSRITFEGNVAFRCLDPVPHPINFGGPHNFVQVPGFPRRGRLAVSFRFRTWDLTGLLLFSRLGDGLGHVELMLSEGQVNVSIAQTGRKKLQFAAGYRLNDGFWHEVNFVAQENHAVISIDDVEGAEVRVSYPLLIRTGTSYFFGGCPKPASRWGCHSNQTAFHGCMELLKVDGQLVNLTLVEFRRLGYFAEVLFDTCGITDRCSPNMCEHDGRCYQSWDDFICYCELTGYKGITCHEPLYKESCEAYRLSGKTSGNFTIDPDGSGPLKPFVVYCDIRENRAWTVVRHDRLWTTRVTGSSMERPFLGAIQYWNASWEEVSALANASLHCEQWIEFSCYNSRLLNTAGGYPYSFWIGRNEEQHFYWGGSQPGIQRCACGLDRSCVDPALHCNCDADQPQWRTDKGLLTFVDHLPVTQIVVGDTNRSSSEAQFFLRPLRCYGDRNSWNTVSFHTGAALRFPPIRANHSLDVSFYFRTSAPSGVFLENMGGPFCQWRRPYVRVELNTSRDVVFAFDIGNGDENLTVHSDDFEFNDDEWHLVRAEINVKQARLRVDHRPWVLRPMPLQTYIWLEYDQPLYVGSAELKRRPFVGCLRAMRLNGVTLNLEGRANASEGTFPNCTGHCTHPRFPCNHGGRCVERYSYYTCDCDLTAFDGPYCNHDIGGFFETGTWMRYNLQSALRSAAQEFSHMLSRPVPGYEPGYIPGYDTPGYVPGYHGPGYRLPDYPRPGRPVPGYRGPVYNVTGEEVSFSFSTSSAPAVLLYVSSFVRDYMAVLIKEDGTLQLRYQLGTSPYVYQLTTRPVTDGQPHSVNITRVYRNLFIQVDYFSMTEQKFSLLVDSQLDSPKALYLGRVMETGVIDPEIQRYNSPGFSGCLSGVRFNNVAPLKSHFRTPRPMTAEQAEAMRVQGELSESNCGAMPRLVLEVPPELDPWYLPPDFPYYHDDGWVAILLGFLVAFLLLGLVGMLVLFYLQNHRYKGSYHTNEPKATHDSHPGSKTPLPPSGPAQAPVPTPAPTQVPTPAPAPAPAPGPRDQNLPQILEESRSE, encoded by the exons ATGTGTCTCCTCCGGCTCTTCAGCATCCTGCTCACCGCTGTGGTCTCTGGAGCTCGGGGATGGGGCTACT GCATCAGTGGATGGTCACCCCGGATTGGGGACCCGAATCCCTGGCTCCAGATAGACTTAATGAAGAAGCATCGGATCCGGGCTGTGGCCACACAGGGAGCCTTTAATTCTTGGGATTGGGTCACACGTTACATGCTGCTCTACGGGGACCGTGTGGACAGCTGGACACCATTCTACCAGCAAGGGCACAACGCG ACCTTCTTCGGTAACGTCAACGAGTCGGCAGTGGTACGCCATGACCTACACTACCATTTCACCGCTCGCTACATCCGCATCGTGccactggcctggaacccacgCGGCAAGATCGGCTTGCGGCTGGGCATCTATGGCTGTCCTTACA AATCCAACATACTGTATTTTGACGGCGACGATGCCATCTCGTACCGCTTCCCGCGAGGGGTCAGCCAAAGTCTTTGGGACGTGTTCGCTTTTAGTTTCAAGACGGAGGAGAAGGACGGGCTACTGCTGCACACCGAGGGCTCCCAGGGGGATTATGTGACCCTTGAACTGCAGGGGGCACACCTGCTGCTGCACATGAGCCTGG GCAGCAGCCCCATCCAGCCAAGACCTGGGCACACCACAGTGAGTGCTGGCGGCGTCCTCAACGACCTAAGCTGGCACTATGTGAGGGTAGACCGATATGGCCGAGACGCAAATCTCACCCTGGATGGTTACGTCCATCGCTTTGTGCTCAACGGTGACTTTGAGAGGCTGAACCTGGACAATGAG ATATTCATCGGGGGTCTGGTAGGTGCAGCACGTAAGAACCTGGCCTACCGGCATAACTTCCGTGGTTGCATAGAAAATGTGATTTACAACCGGATCGACATTGCGGACATGGCAGTGCGGCGCCATTCGCGGATCACCTTCGAG GGTAACGTGGCTTTCCGTTGCTTGGATCCCGTCCCACACCCCATCAACTTCGGAGGCCCTCACAACTTCGTCCAAGTGCCTGGTTTCCCCCGCCGCGGCCGCTTGGCAGTCTCCTTCCGCTTCCGCACCTGGGACCTCACCgggcttcttcttttctcccGCTTGGGAGATGGGCTGGGTCACGTGGAACTGATGCTTAGCGAAGGGCAAGTCAACGTGTCCATTGCGCAGACAGGCCGCAAGAAGCTTCAGTTTGCTGCTG GGTACCGCCTGAACGATGGCTTCTGGCACGAGGTGAACTTTGTGGCACAGGAAAACCATGCAGTCATCAGTATTGATGATGTGGAGGGGGCAGAGGTCAGGGTCTCATACCCACTGCTGATCCGCACGGGGACTTCATATTTCTTTGGTG GTTGTCCCAAACCAGCCAGTCGATGGGGCTGCCACTCCAACCAGACAGCATTCCACGGCTGCATGGAGCTGCTCAAGGTGGATGGTCAACTGGTCAACCTGACTCTGGTGGAGTTCCGGAGGCTTGGCTACTTTGCTGAGGTCCTCTTTGACACATGTGGCATCACCGACAG ATGCAGCCCAAACATGTGTGAGCATGACGGACGCTGCTACCAGTCTTGGGATGACTTCATCTGCTACTGTGAACTCACTGGCTACAAGGGCATTACCTGCCATGAAC CTTTGTATAAGGAGTCCTGTGAAGCTTATCGCCTCAGTGGGAAAACTTCTGGAAACTTCACCATTGATCCTGATGGCAGTGGACCTCTGAAGCCATTTGTTGTGTATTGTGATATCCGAG AGAACCGAGCATGGACAGTTGTGCGGCATGACAGGCTGTGGACCACTCGAGTGACAGGTTCCAGCATGGAGCGGCCCTTTTTGGGGGCCATCCAGTACTGGAACGCCTCCTGGGAAGAAGTCAGTGCTCTGGCCAACGCTTCCCTGCACTGTGAGCAGTGGATCGAGTTCTCCTGCTACAATTCCCGGCTGCTCAACACTGCAG GAGGCTACCCCTACAGCTTTTGGATTGGCCGAAATGAGGAGCAACATTTCTACTGGGGAGGCTCTCAGCCTGGGATCCAGCGCTGTGCCTGTGGGCTGGACCGGAGCTGTGTGGACCCTGCCCTGCACTGCAACTGTGATGCAGACCAGCCGCAGTG GAGAACGGACAAGGGACTGCTGACCTTCGTGGACCACCTGCCTGTCACTCAGATAGTGGTGGGGGATACAAACCGCTCCAGTTCCGAAGCTCAGTTCTTCCTGCGGCCTCTGCGTTGTTATGGCGACC GCAATTCCTGGAACACCGTCTCCTTCCACACTGGAGCCGCACTGCGCTTCCCCCCAATCCGTGCCAACCACAGCCTTGACGTCTCTTTCTACTTCAGGACCTCGGCTCCCTCCGGAGTCTTCCTAGAGAACATGGGGGGCCCTTTCTGCCAGTGGCGCCGACCTTATGTGAGAGTGGAACTCAACA CGTCCCGGGATGTGGTCTTCGCCTTTGATATTGGCAATGGGGACGAGAACCTGACAGTGCACTCGGATGACTTCGAGTTCAATGACGATGAGTGGCATTTGGTCCGGGCTGAAATCAATGTGAAGCAGGCCCGGCTGCGAGTGGACCATCGGCCCTGGGTGCTAAGGCCTATGCCTCTGCAGACCTACATCTGGCTGGAGTATGACCAGCCCCTCTATGTTG GATCTGCAGAGCTCAAAAGGCGCCCTTTTGTGGGCTGCTTGAGGGCCATGCGTCTGAATGGAGTGACTTTGAATCTGGAGGGTCGTGCCAATGCCTCTGAGGGCACCTTCCCCAACTGCACGGGCCACTGCACCCACCCCCGGTTCCCCTGTAACCATGGAGGACGTTGTGTGGAGCGATACAGCTACTACACGTGTGACTGTGACCTCACGGCCTTTGATGGACCTTATTGCAATCATG ATATTGGCGGATTCTTTGAGACTGGCACATGGATGCGCTATAACCTCCAGTCAGCACTACGGTCTGCAGCCCAGGAGTTCTCCCACATGCTGAGCCGGCCCGTGCCGGGCTATGAGCCTGGCTATATTCCAGGCTACGACACCCCTGGTTATGTGCCTGGCTACCATGGCCCTGGGTACCGCCTGCCCGACTACCCGCGGCCTGGCCGGCCGGTGCCCGGATACCGAGGGCCTGTGTACAATGTGACCGGAGAGGAGGTGTCCTTTAGCTTCAGCACCAGCTCTGCTCCTGCAGTCCTGCTCTATGTCAGCTCCTTCGTACGTGACTACATGGCTGTGCTCATCAAGGAAGACG GGACCCTACAGCTCCGGTATCAGTTGGGCACCAGTCCCTATGTGTACCAGTTAACCACTCGGCCAGTGACCGATGGCCAGCCCCACAGTGTCAACATCACCCGGGTCTATAGAAACCTCTTCATCCAG GTGGACTACTTCTCGATGACAGAACAGAAGTTCTCTCTGCTGGTGGACAGCCAGCTGGACTCGCCCAAGGCCTTGTATCTAGGGCGTGTGATGG AGACAGGAGTCATCGACCCAGAGATACAACGGTACAACAGCCCAGGCTTCTCGGGCTGCCTGTCCGGCGTTCGGTTCAACAATGTGGCTCCTCTGAAGAGCCACTTCCGAACCCCTCGCCCCATGACTGCTGAGCAAGCGGAGGCCATGCGGGTTCAAGGAGAGCTGTCGGAGTCTAACTGTGGCGCTATGCCACGCCTTGTCTTAGAGGTGCCACCTGAGCTCGATCCCTGGTACCTGCCCCCAG ACTTCCCTTACTACCACGACGATGGATGGGTTGCCATACTCTTAGGCT TTTTGGTGGCCTTCCTGCTGCTGGGGCTTGTGGGAATGCTGGTGCTCTTCTATCTGCAAAACCATCGCTACAAGGGCTCCTACCACACCAATGAGCCCAAGGCCACCCATGATTCCCATCCTGGCAGCAAAACTCCCCTACCTCCTTCAGGCCCTGCTCAGGCCCCTGTCCCAACCCCAGCTCCCACCCAGgttcccaccccagccccagccccagcccctgctccAGGCCCCAGGGACCAGAACCTCCCCCAGATCTTGGAGGAGTCCAGGTCTGAATGA
- the Cntnap1 gene encoding contactin-associated protein 1 isoform X1, whose amino-acid sequence MCLLRLFSILLTAVVSGARGWGYYGCNEELVGPLYARSLGASSYYGLFTTARFARLHGISGWSPRIGDPNPWLQIDLMKKHRIRAVATQGAFNSWDWVTRYMLLYGDRVDSWTPFYQQGHNATFFGNVNESAVVRHDLHYHFTARYIRIVPLAWNPRGKIGLRLGIYGCPYKSNILYFDGDDAISYRFPRGVSQSLWDVFAFSFKTEEKDGLLLHTEGSQGDYVTLELQGAHLLLHMSLGSSPIQPRPGHTTVSAGGVLNDLSWHYVRVDRYGRDANLTLDGYVHRFVLNGDFERLNLDNEIFIGGLVGAARKNLAYRHNFRGCIENVIYNRIDIADMAVRRHSRITFEGNVAFRCLDPVPHPINFGGPHNFVQVPGFPRRGRLAVSFRFRTWDLTGLLLFSRLGDGLGHVELMLSEGQVNVSIAQTGRKKLQFAAGYRLNDGFWHEVNFVAQENHAVISIDDVEGAEVRVSYPLLIRTGTSYFFGGCPKPASRWGCHSNQTAFHGCMELLKVDGQLVNLTLVEFRRLGYFAEVLFDTCGITDRCSPNMCEHDGRCYQSWDDFICYCELTGYKGITCHEPLYKESCEAYRLSGKTSGNFTIDPDGSGPLKPFVVYCDIRENRAWTVVRHDRLWTTRVTGSSMERPFLGAIQYWNASWEEVSALANASLHCEQWIEFSCYNSRLLNTAGGYPYSFWIGRNEEQHFYWGGSQPGIQRCACGLDRSCVDPALHCNCDADQPQWRTDKGLLTFVDHLPVTQIVVGDTNRSSSEAQFFLRPLRCYGDRNSWNTVSFHTGAALRFPPIRANHSLDVSFYFRTSAPSGVFLENMGGPFCQWRRPYVRVELNTSRDVVFAFDIGNGDENLTVHSDDFEFNDDEWHLVRAEINVKQARLRVDHRPWVLRPMPLQTYIWLEYDQPLYVGSAELKRRPFVGCLRAMRLNGVTLNLEGRANASEGTFPNCTGHCTHPRFPCNHGGRCVERYSYYTCDCDLTAFDGPYCNHDIGGFFETGTWMRYNLQSALRSAAQEFSHMLSRPVPGYEPGYIPGYDTPGYVPGYHGPGYRLPDYPRPGRPVPGYRGPVYNVTGEEVSFSFSTSSAPAVLLYVSSFVRDYMAVLIKEDGTLQLRYQLGTSPYVYQLTTRPVTDGQPHSVNITRVYRNLFIQVDYFSMTEQKFSLLVDSQLDSPKALYLGRVMETGVIDPEIQRYNSPGFSGCLSGVRFNNVAPLKSHFRTPRPMTAEQAEAMRVQGELSESNCGAMPRLVLEVPPELDPWYLPPDFPYYHDDGWVAILLGFLVAFLLLGLVGMLVLFYLQNHRYKGSYHTNEPKATHDSHPGSKTPLPPSGPAQAPVPTPAPTQVPTPAPAPAPAPGPRDQNLPQILEESRSE is encoded by the exons ATGTGTCTCCTCCGGCTCTTCAGCATCCTGCTCACCGCTGTGGTCTCTGGAGCTCGGGGATGGGGCTACT aTGGCTGCAATGAGGAGCTGGTGGGGCCTCTGTATGCACGGTCCCTGGGCGCCTCCTCCTACTATGGGCTCTTTACCACAGCCCGTTTTGCCCGGCTGCACG GCATCAGTGGATGGTCACCCCGGATTGGGGACCCGAATCCCTGGCTCCAGATAGACTTAATGAAGAAGCATCGGATCCGGGCTGTGGCCACACAGGGAGCCTTTAATTCTTGGGATTGGGTCACACGTTACATGCTGCTCTACGGGGACCGTGTGGACAGCTGGACACCATTCTACCAGCAAGGGCACAACGCG ACCTTCTTCGGTAACGTCAACGAGTCGGCAGTGGTACGCCATGACCTACACTACCATTTCACCGCTCGCTACATCCGCATCGTGccactggcctggaacccacgCGGCAAGATCGGCTTGCGGCTGGGCATCTATGGCTGTCCTTACA AATCCAACATACTGTATTTTGACGGCGACGATGCCATCTCGTACCGCTTCCCGCGAGGGGTCAGCCAAAGTCTTTGGGACGTGTTCGCTTTTAGTTTCAAGACGGAGGAGAAGGACGGGCTACTGCTGCACACCGAGGGCTCCCAGGGGGATTATGTGACCCTTGAACTGCAGGGGGCACACCTGCTGCTGCACATGAGCCTGG GCAGCAGCCCCATCCAGCCAAGACCTGGGCACACCACAGTGAGTGCTGGCGGCGTCCTCAACGACCTAAGCTGGCACTATGTGAGGGTAGACCGATATGGCCGAGACGCAAATCTCACCCTGGATGGTTACGTCCATCGCTTTGTGCTCAACGGTGACTTTGAGAGGCTGAACCTGGACAATGAG ATATTCATCGGGGGTCTGGTAGGTGCAGCACGTAAGAACCTGGCCTACCGGCATAACTTCCGTGGTTGCATAGAAAATGTGATTTACAACCGGATCGACATTGCGGACATGGCAGTGCGGCGCCATTCGCGGATCACCTTCGAG GGTAACGTGGCTTTCCGTTGCTTGGATCCCGTCCCACACCCCATCAACTTCGGAGGCCCTCACAACTTCGTCCAAGTGCCTGGTTTCCCCCGCCGCGGCCGCTTGGCAGTCTCCTTCCGCTTCCGCACCTGGGACCTCACCgggcttcttcttttctcccGCTTGGGAGATGGGCTGGGTCACGTGGAACTGATGCTTAGCGAAGGGCAAGTCAACGTGTCCATTGCGCAGACAGGCCGCAAGAAGCTTCAGTTTGCTGCTG GGTACCGCCTGAACGATGGCTTCTGGCACGAGGTGAACTTTGTGGCACAGGAAAACCATGCAGTCATCAGTATTGATGATGTGGAGGGGGCAGAGGTCAGGGTCTCATACCCACTGCTGATCCGCACGGGGACTTCATATTTCTTTGGTG GTTGTCCCAAACCAGCCAGTCGATGGGGCTGCCACTCCAACCAGACAGCATTCCACGGCTGCATGGAGCTGCTCAAGGTGGATGGTCAACTGGTCAACCTGACTCTGGTGGAGTTCCGGAGGCTTGGCTACTTTGCTGAGGTCCTCTTTGACACATGTGGCATCACCGACAG ATGCAGCCCAAACATGTGTGAGCATGACGGACGCTGCTACCAGTCTTGGGATGACTTCATCTGCTACTGTGAACTCACTGGCTACAAGGGCATTACCTGCCATGAAC CTTTGTATAAGGAGTCCTGTGAAGCTTATCGCCTCAGTGGGAAAACTTCTGGAAACTTCACCATTGATCCTGATGGCAGTGGACCTCTGAAGCCATTTGTTGTGTATTGTGATATCCGAG AGAACCGAGCATGGACAGTTGTGCGGCATGACAGGCTGTGGACCACTCGAGTGACAGGTTCCAGCATGGAGCGGCCCTTTTTGGGGGCCATCCAGTACTGGAACGCCTCCTGGGAAGAAGTCAGTGCTCTGGCCAACGCTTCCCTGCACTGTGAGCAGTGGATCGAGTTCTCCTGCTACAATTCCCGGCTGCTCAACACTGCAG GAGGCTACCCCTACAGCTTTTGGATTGGCCGAAATGAGGAGCAACATTTCTACTGGGGAGGCTCTCAGCCTGGGATCCAGCGCTGTGCCTGTGGGCTGGACCGGAGCTGTGTGGACCCTGCCCTGCACTGCAACTGTGATGCAGACCAGCCGCAGTG GAGAACGGACAAGGGACTGCTGACCTTCGTGGACCACCTGCCTGTCACTCAGATAGTGGTGGGGGATACAAACCGCTCCAGTTCCGAAGCTCAGTTCTTCCTGCGGCCTCTGCGTTGTTATGGCGACC GCAATTCCTGGAACACCGTCTCCTTCCACACTGGAGCCGCACTGCGCTTCCCCCCAATCCGTGCCAACCACAGCCTTGACGTCTCTTTCTACTTCAGGACCTCGGCTCCCTCCGGAGTCTTCCTAGAGAACATGGGGGGCCCTTTCTGCCAGTGGCGCCGACCTTATGTGAGAGTGGAACTCAACA CGTCCCGGGATGTGGTCTTCGCCTTTGATATTGGCAATGGGGACGAGAACCTGACAGTGCACTCGGATGACTTCGAGTTCAATGACGATGAGTGGCATTTGGTCCGGGCTGAAATCAATGTGAAGCAGGCCCGGCTGCGAGTGGACCATCGGCCCTGGGTGCTAAGGCCTATGCCTCTGCAGACCTACATCTGGCTGGAGTATGACCAGCCCCTCTATGTTG GATCTGCAGAGCTCAAAAGGCGCCCTTTTGTGGGCTGCTTGAGGGCCATGCGTCTGAATGGAGTGACTTTGAATCTGGAGGGTCGTGCCAATGCCTCTGAGGGCACCTTCCCCAACTGCACGGGCCACTGCACCCACCCCCGGTTCCCCTGTAACCATGGAGGACGTTGTGTGGAGCGATACAGCTACTACACGTGTGACTGTGACCTCACGGCCTTTGATGGACCTTATTGCAATCATG ATATTGGCGGATTCTTTGAGACTGGCACATGGATGCGCTATAACCTCCAGTCAGCACTACGGTCTGCAGCCCAGGAGTTCTCCCACATGCTGAGCCGGCCCGTGCCGGGCTATGAGCCTGGCTATATTCCAGGCTACGACACCCCTGGTTATGTGCCTGGCTACCATGGCCCTGGGTACCGCCTGCCCGACTACCCGCGGCCTGGCCGGCCGGTGCCCGGATACCGAGGGCCTGTGTACAATGTGACCGGAGAGGAGGTGTCCTTTAGCTTCAGCACCAGCTCTGCTCCTGCAGTCCTGCTCTATGTCAGCTCCTTCGTACGTGACTACATGGCTGTGCTCATCAAGGAAGACG GGACCCTACAGCTCCGGTATCAGTTGGGCACCAGTCCCTATGTGTACCAGTTAACCACTCGGCCAGTGACCGATGGCCAGCCCCACAGTGTCAACATCACCCGGGTCTATAGAAACCTCTTCATCCAG GTGGACTACTTCTCGATGACAGAACAGAAGTTCTCTCTGCTGGTGGACAGCCAGCTGGACTCGCCCAAGGCCTTGTATCTAGGGCGTGTGATGG AGACAGGAGTCATCGACCCAGAGATACAACGGTACAACAGCCCAGGCTTCTCGGGCTGCCTGTCCGGCGTTCGGTTCAACAATGTGGCTCCTCTGAAGAGCCACTTCCGAACCCCTCGCCCCATGACTGCTGAGCAAGCGGAGGCCATGCGGGTTCAAGGAGAGCTGTCGGAGTCTAACTGTGGCGCTATGCCACGCCTTGTCTTAGAGGTGCCACCTGAGCTCGATCCCTGGTACCTGCCCCCAG ACTTCCCTTACTACCACGACGATGGATGGGTTGCCATACTCTTAGGCT TTTTGGTGGCCTTCCTGCTGCTGGGGCTTGTGGGAATGCTGGTGCTCTTCTATCTGCAAAACCATCGCTACAAGGGCTCCTACCACACCAATGAGCCCAAGGCCACCCATGATTCCCATCCTGGCAGCAAAACTCCCCTACCTCCTTCAGGCCCTGCTCAGGCCCCTGTCCCAACCCCAGCTCCCACCCAGgttcccaccccagccccagccccagcccctgctccAGGCCCCAGGGACCAGAACCTCCCCCAGATCTTGGAGGAGTCCAGGTCTGAATGA